The following are from one region of the Hymenobacter sp. YIM 151858-1 genome:
- a CDS encoding LacI family DNA-binding transcriptional regulator, with protein MSAKKHQASIRDIARQLNLSTSTVSRALSDHKDISDATKARVQQLAQELNYRPNQLAAALRKGRSQTIGVIVPHIKGYFFPAVMNGIEKVATQEGFKVMMCQSNEDLGREQQNVEALLDAQVEGILVSVSATTFKEVAHFEQVRRHGTPLVFFDRVPELEQSMAVILDDFQGAYQATTHLIEQGCTRIAHLAGPQHLNTSRNRFLGYREALQAHGLPFDEQWVFSLPALTHEAGRQAMQHLLSLQANFDGIFAAYAIPTVGALEVLREHGLRVPHDVALDCFSNEPFTLMTQPRLTVVDQRAEQMGETAVRLFLQLLKRGPEYTPPHVILKPELIVRESSLPRPQEQVLARL; from the coding sequence ATGTCAGCCAAAAAGCACCAAGCTTCTATCCGGGATATAGCCCGCCAGCTCAATCTGTCTACCTCCACCGTGTCGCGCGCGTTGTCCGATCACAAAGACATCAGCGACGCCACCAAGGCGCGGGTGCAGCAGCTGGCGCAGGAGCTCAACTACCGGCCCAACCAGCTGGCCGCCGCCCTGCGCAAGGGCCGCAGCCAAACCATCGGCGTTATCGTGCCGCACATCAAAGGCTACTTTTTCCCGGCCGTGATGAACGGCATCGAGAAGGTGGCCACGCAGGAGGGCTTTAAGGTGATGATGTGCCAGAGCAACGAGGACCTGGGGCGCGAGCAGCAAAACGTAGAGGCCTTGCTCGACGCGCAGGTGGAGGGCATTTTGGTATCGGTATCGGCCACTACGTTCAAGGAAGTTGCCCACTTCGAGCAGGTGCGGCGCCACGGCACGCCGCTGGTCTTCTTCGACCGGGTGCCCGAGCTGGAGCAAAGCATGGCCGTTATCCTCGACGACTTTCAGGGCGCCTACCAGGCCACCACGCACCTCATCGAGCAGGGCTGCACGCGCATTGCCCACCTGGCCGGGCCGCAGCACCTCAACACCAGCCGCAACCGCTTTTTGGGCTACCGCGAGGCGTTGCAGGCCCACGGTTTGCCCTTCGACGAGCAGTGGGTGTTTTCGCTGCCCGCCCTCACGCACGAGGCCGGTCGCCAGGCAATGCAGCACCTGCTGAGCCTCCAGGCCAACTTCGACGGCATCTTCGCCGCCTACGCCATCCCGACGGTAGGCGCTTTGGAGGTGCTGCGCGAGCACGGCCTGCGCGTGCCCCACGACGTGGCCCTCGACTGCTTCAGCAACGAGCCCTTTACGCTGATGACGCAGCCCCGCCTGACGGTGGTCGATCAGCGGGCCGAGCAAATGGGCGAAACCGCCGTGCGCCTGTTTTTGCAGCTGCTGAAGCGCGGCCCCGAGTACACGCCGCCCCACGTAATCCTGAAGCCCGAGCTGATCGTGCGCGAGTCGTCGTTGCCGCGCCCGCAGGAGCAAGTGCTGGCCCGGTTGTAA
- a CDS encoding DNA-3-methyladenine glycosylase I produces the protein MAANPCPWADLNPQMRAFHDHEWGEPVADAGILFEYLVLHSFQIGFDFPVVLKRREAFRELLANFEPERLARFGPDDVEELLHNPRILRNRRKLEATVQNARAWLQLRQELGGDLGLLRFFYGFVGGQPLDNQRTAANPPPLSTPASEALSKELKRRGFMMTGPATCYNLMQTAGLVNDHLLSCPRHAECRQLAATFGLAPGT, from the coding sequence ATGGCCGCCAACCCTTGCCCCTGGGCCGACCTCAATCCGCAAATGCGCGCGTTCCACGACCACGAATGGGGCGAACCCGTGGCCGATGCCGGCATCCTGTTCGAGTACCTCGTGCTCCACTCCTTCCAGATCGGCTTCGATTTTCCGGTGGTGCTGAAGCGGCGCGAGGCGTTCCGGGAGCTGCTGGCCAATTTCGAGCCCGAGCGCCTGGCCCGCTTCGGGCCCGACGACGTGGAGGAGCTGCTGCACAACCCGCGCATTTTGCGCAACCGCCGCAAGCTGGAGGCCACCGTGCAAAACGCCCGGGCCTGGCTGCAACTGCGCCAGGAGCTCGGCGGCGACCTAGGGCTGCTGCGGTTTTTCTATGGGTTTGTAGGCGGGCAGCCGCTCGATAACCAGCGCACCGCCGCCAACCCGCCCCCGCTCTCAACGCCCGCCAGCGAAGCCCTGAGCAAAGAGCTGAAGCGCCGCGGCTTTATGATGACCGGCCCCGCCACGTGCTACAACCTGATGCAAACTGCCGGCCTGGTAAACGACCACCTGCTGAGCTGCCCACGCCATGCCGAGTGCCGGCAGTTGGCTGCCACCTTTGGTTTAGCCCCAGGCACCTAG
- a CDS encoding GNAT family N-acetyltransferase has product MTLTWSTKPFAELALAELYALLQLRSEVFVVEQTCAFQDIDGLDQQALHLLGYSPAGELAAYARLFEAGRSYEQASIGRVVVSPKYRRYGLGRELMRQAIAQCEALFGAQPIKIGAQYYLRAFYSSFGFEQLDDIYLEDGIEHIHMLRP; this is encoded by the coding sequence ATGACCCTTACCTGGAGCACCAAGCCCTTTGCCGAGCTGGCATTAGCCGAATTGTATGCCCTGCTGCAGCTGCGCAGCGAGGTATTTGTGGTGGAGCAAACCTGCGCTTTTCAGGACATTGATGGACTGGATCAGCAGGCGTTACACTTGCTGGGCTACTCCCCGGCCGGCGAGCTGGCGGCCTATGCCCGTTTGTTCGAGGCCGGGCGCTCCTACGAGCAAGCCAGCATTGGGCGCGTGGTCGTCAGCCCGAAGTACCGCCGCTACGGCCTGGGCCGCGAGCTGATGCGCCAGGCCATTGCCCAATGCGAGGCGCTGTTTGGTGCGCAACCCATCAAAATCGGGGCGCAGTACTACTTGCGGGCCTTCTACAGCAGCTTTGGCTTCGAGCAGCTCGACGATATTTACCTCGAAGACGGCATCGAACACATTCATATGCTGCGGCCCTAG
- a CDS encoding amidohydrolase, with product MRNATAALLLGTLLLTAASGPADTTPVEALKQQALKDLEGSYAEYRKVALQIWDFAEVGYKETRSSALLQKTLRANGFSVQAGVAEIPTAFVASYGSGEPVIGILAEFDALPGLSQQATPAKQAVAGRDAGHGCGHHLFGAASVAAGIELKKLLQQHKLKGTIRVYGTPAEEGGSGKVYMVRDGLFKDVDAVVHWHPANENRTMLNNYLANSSAKFRFRGVSAHAAMAPERGRSGLDAVEAMNHMVNLMREHVPQETRIHYVITSGGKAPNVVPDYAEVYYYVRHPKKDEVAAIFNRVVKAAEGAALGTGTTMEYEIIGGTHDLLLNETLAKALQQNLERVGGVQYTSQEQEFGRKIQASFGFPAPPLEAAAGIGPYTMHEGGGSTDVGDVSYAVPTVGLEAATWVPGTAAHSWQAVACGGTEIGTKGMLVAAKTMTLTALDLFTNPALLSQAKEEFKQDVDSYQYKPLLGNRKPALNYRD from the coding sequence ATGCGAAATGCTACCGCCGCGCTGTTGCTGGGCACGCTGCTGCTCACCGCGGCCTCGGGCCCGGCCGATACCACTCCCGTGGAAGCCCTGAAACAACAGGCCCTGAAAGACCTGGAGGGCAGCTACGCCGAGTACCGCAAAGTGGCCCTGCAGATCTGGGATTTTGCCGAGGTAGGCTACAAAGAAACCCGCAGCTCGGCCCTGCTGCAGAAAACCCTGCGCGCCAACGGTTTCAGCGTGCAGGCCGGCGTGGCCGAAATTCCGACGGCATTTGTGGCCAGCTACGGCAGCGGCGAACCGGTAATTGGCATTTTGGCTGAGTTCGACGCGCTGCCGGGCCTTTCGCAGCAGGCCACCCCGGCCAAGCAGGCCGTGGCGGGCCGCGACGCGGGCCACGGCTGCGGGCACCACTTGTTTGGGGCGGCCAGCGTGGCGGCGGGCATCGAGCTGAAGAAATTGCTGCAGCAGCACAAGCTGAAAGGCACCATCCGGGTGTATGGCACGCCCGCCGAAGAGGGCGGCAGCGGCAAGGTATACATGGTGCGCGACGGGCTTTTTAAGGACGTGGATGCCGTGGTGCACTGGCACCCCGCCAACGAAAACCGCACCATGCTCAATAATTACCTGGCCAACTCATCGGCCAAGTTTCGCTTCCGGGGAGTGTCGGCGCACGCGGCCATGGCGCCCGAGCGCGGCCGCAGCGGCCTCGATGCTGTGGAAGCCATGAACCACATGGTAAATCTGATGCGCGAACACGTGCCGCAGGAAACCCGCATTCACTACGTAATTACCAGCGGCGGCAAAGCGCCCAACGTGGTGCCCGATTACGCCGAGGTGTATTACTATGTGCGCCACCCCAAAAAGGACGAGGTGGCCGCCATTTTCAACCGCGTGGTGAAGGCCGCCGAAGGTGCCGCACTGGGCACCGGCACCACCATGGAGTACGAAATCATTGGCGGCACCCACGATTTGCTGCTCAACGAAACCCTGGCGAAAGCCCTGCAGCAAAACCTTGAGCGCGTGGGCGGCGTGCAATACACCTCGCAGGAGCAGGAGTTCGGGCGCAAAATTCAGGCATCGTTCGGGTTTCCGGCCCCGCCGCTCGAGGCCGCGGCCGGCATCGGGCCCTACACCATGCACGAGGGCGGCGGCAGCACCGATGTGGGCGATGTAAGCTACGCCGTGCCCACCGTGGGCCTGGAGGCCGCCACGTGGGTGCCCGGCACCGCCGCGCACAGCTGGCAGGCCGTGGCGTGCGGCGGCACCGAAATCGGCACGAAAGGCATGTTGGTAGCCGCCAAAACGATGACCCTGACGGCCCTCGATCTGTTCACCAACCCTGCCCTGCTTAGCCAGGCCAAAGAGGAGTTCAAGCAAGATGTGGACAGCTACCAGTACAAGCCCCTGCTCGGCAACCGCAAGCCGGCGCTTAACTACCGGGATTAG
- a CDS encoding helix-turn-helix domain-containing protein — translation MGRQRYTLQLTRKQQAYLADFVSSETLSKQQRNRALVLQHWLANHSAQESAETLGLSIDRVYSMRRAFTQQGFRGYLHEVPRCGAPNKLTPELELLLRKLTQGQGPAKGKRWTLALLAQRIVELGHTDRICTLTVHKALKRIRTTAPAPQRTALSQAA, via the coding sequence ATGGGCCGTCAGCGTTACACCTTACAGCTTACCCGCAAGCAACAGGCATACCTAGCCGATTTTGTCAGCTCCGAAACGCTTTCCAAGCAGCAGCGCAACCGCGCCTTGGTGCTGCAGCATTGGTTGGCCAACCACTCGGCCCAGGAGTCGGCCGAAACACTGGGCCTGAGCATCGACCGCGTGTACAGCATGCGCCGGGCCTTTACGCAGCAGGGCTTCCGGGGCTACCTGCACGAGGTGCCGCGCTGCGGCGCCCCCAACAAGCTCACGCCCGAGCTGGAGTTGTTGCTGCGCAAGCTTACGCAGGGGCAAGGCCCCGCCAAAGGCAAGCGCTGGACGCTGGCTTTGCTCGCGCAGCGCATTGTTGAGCTCGGCCATACCGACCGTATTTGCACCCTCACGGTGCACAAGGCCCTGAAGCGCATCCGCACCACGGCGCCCGCGCCGCAGCGCACCGCGCTAAGCCAGGCCGCCTAA
- a CDS encoding cation:proton antiporter: MSLYPVLLAVLGIAILGVSWLPSLLAKYPLSYPVLFIAFGLGVYLLPLDWPAAEPLLHKPLVTHLSEICVIVALTGTGLKIDRPFSVRTWRTPLLLVLVLMILSIGGLTAVAWGVAGLSVASALLLAAALAPTDPVLAGDVQVGDPGEGREDNVRFSLTGEAGLNDGLAFPFVYLAIALLPAAEPLSERVLQWAWYDVLYRTAAGIGVGWLSGKLLSYLIFNLPKQISIKPSGYGFVALAITLTSYGLTELLHGYGFLAVFVAAITVRSRERKHEYHRQMHAFTDQMERVLIVIILVLFGGSLASGLLKPLTWPGAAVGVLLVLVIRPLAGYLTLLGDKQVNRAERWVIAFFGIRGIGSVFYLSFGLEKGQFDHAEELWAILGFSMLLSITLHGVLATPVMNWLDRRHGRPTAEEHEQQLEEAETQAAD; the protein is encoded by the coding sequence ATGTCGCTTTATCCTGTTTTGCTGGCTGTGCTGGGCATAGCCATTCTGGGGGTTTCCTGGCTGCCTTCGTTGCTCGCCAAGTATCCGCTTTCGTATCCCGTGCTGTTCATCGCCTTCGGGCTGGGCGTGTATTTGCTGCCCCTCGATTGGCCCGCGGCCGAGCCGCTGCTGCACAAGCCGCTGGTAACGCACTTGTCCGAAATCTGCGTGATTGTGGCCCTTACGGGCACCGGGCTCAAAATCGACCGGCCTTTTTCCGTCCGAACGTGGCGCACGCCCTTGCTGCTGGTGTTGGTGCTGATGATTTTGAGCATCGGGGGGCTTACGGCCGTGGCCTGGGGCGTGGCGGGCCTGAGCGTGGCCTCGGCGCTGCTGCTGGCCGCAGCCCTGGCGCCCACCGACCCCGTGCTGGCCGGCGACGTGCAGGTGGGCGACCCCGGCGAAGGCCGCGAAGACAACGTGCGGTTTTCCCTGACCGGCGAGGCCGGCCTGAACGACGGCCTGGCCTTCCCGTTCGTGTACCTGGCCATTGCCCTGCTGCCCGCGGCCGAGCCGCTTTCCGAGCGGGTGCTGCAGTGGGCCTGGTACGATGTGCTGTACCGCACGGCGGCGGGCATTGGGGTGGGGTGGCTGTCGGGCAAGCTGCTGTCGTACCTGATCTTCAACCTGCCTAAGCAAATCAGCATCAAGCCCAGCGGTTACGGCTTTGTGGCTCTGGCTATTACGCTTACCAGCTACGGCCTTACAGAGCTGCTGCACGGCTACGGTTTCCTGGCTGTGTTTGTGGCGGCCATTACGGTGCGCAGCCGCGAGCGGAAGCACGAGTACCACCGCCAGATGCACGCCTTCACCGACCAGATGGAGCGCGTGCTGATCGTGATTATTCTGGTGTTGTTCGGCGGCAGCCTGGCCAGCGGCCTGCTGAAACCGCTAACCTGGCCGGGCGCGGCCGTGGGGGTGCTGCTGGTGTTGGTAATCAGGCCGTTGGCGGGCTACCTCACGCTGCTCGGCGATAAGCAGGTAAACCGGGCCGAGCGGTGGGTTATTGCCTTCTTCGGCATCCGCGGCATCGGCTCGGTTTTCTACCTGAGCTTTGGCCTGGAGAAAGGCCAGTTCGACCACGCCGAGGAGCTGTGGGCCATTTTGGGTTTCAGTATGTTGCTTTCGATAACCCTGCACGGGGTGCTGGCCACGCCCGTGATGAACTGGCTCGACCGCCGGCACGGCCGCCCCACCGCCGAGGAGCACGAGCAGCAGCTGGAAGAAGCCGAAACCCAGGCCGCCGACTAA
- a CDS encoding pirin family protein yields MLDLVIDARPAAISAGFNVRRILPFRMRRMVGPFIFMDHAGPVNLAPEQLPNLDVLPHPHIGLSTVSYLFGGQVTHRDSLGVEQIIRPGEVNWMTAGSGIAHSERFEDPAALAGGNLEMIQTWVALPAADEETAPSFVNYQPHELPVFTDTGVWMRLIAGHAYGLHNAVRTHSPLFYLHVVLQPGARFGLPQGHAERGAYVAKGSLEVSGRTYTAGQLLVFSAGQDPVVRAREASTLMLLGGEHLGERFIWWNFVSSRRERIEQAKADWQAGRIALPPTDNHAFIPLPHDGSKPAGTAAPEPLS; encoded by the coding sequence ATGCTCGATTTAGTGATTGATGCCCGCCCGGCCGCTATCAGTGCCGGGTTCAACGTGCGCCGGATTCTGCCCTTTCGGATGCGCCGTATGGTGGGGCCGTTTATTTTTATGGACCACGCGGGGCCCGTGAACCTGGCCCCTGAGCAGCTGCCCAACCTCGATGTGCTGCCGCACCCGCACATCGGCCTTTCGACGGTGAGCTACCTGTTTGGCGGGCAGGTTACGCACCGCGACAGCCTGGGCGTGGAGCAAATCATCAGGCCCGGCGAGGTAAACTGGATGACGGCCGGCAGCGGCATTGCGCACTCCGAGCGGTTTGAAGACCCGGCGGCGCTGGCTGGCGGAAACCTCGAAATGATTCAAACGTGGGTAGCCCTGCCCGCTGCCGACGAGGAAACCGCGCCCTCCTTCGTGAACTACCAGCCCCACGAGCTGCCCGTGTTTACGGATACGGGCGTGTGGATGCGCCTGATTGCCGGCCACGCCTACGGCCTGCACAACGCGGTGCGCACGCACTCGCCGTTGTTTTACCTGCACGTGGTGCTGCAGCCCGGCGCCCGGTTTGGCCTGCCGCAAGGCCACGCCGAGCGCGGCGCCTACGTGGCCAAAGGCAGCCTGGAGGTAAGCGGCCGCACCTACACGGCGGGCCAGCTGCTGGTGTTTTCGGCGGGCCAGGACCCCGTGGTGCGCGCCCGCGAAGCCAGCACCCTGATGCTGCTGGGCGGCGAACACCTAGGCGAGCGGTTTATCTGGTGGAACTTCGTGTCGTCGAGGCGCGAGCGGATTGAGCAGGCCAAGGCCGACTGGCAGGCCGGCCGCATTGCCCTGCCGCCCACCGACAACCACGCGTTTATCCCGCTGCCGCACGACGGCAGCAAGCCCGCCGGCACCGCCGCTCCCGAGCCGTTGTCGTGA
- a CDS encoding LacI family DNA-binding transcriptional regulator: MATRRASISDLAKQLNLSVSTISRVLNNHPAISDATKKRVWELAKQLNYQPNHLAAALRKGRSNTLGVVVPHIDGHFFALVLKGIETIANLAGFNVMICQSNENEAHEKKNLATLLNAQVDGILVSVSLTTRDFSHFDEVRRRNIPLVFFDRVVETPEASAVVLDDYQGAYQAVSHLIEQGCTHIAHLGGPQHVNICQNRYRGYQAALQAHGIAYNEALVHFSNLSMQDGHDGMEQLLQQAPQLDAVFAANDLSLVGAMQVLKQHGLRVPNNVALAGFSNELFSSLTEPQLTSVDQRCEEMGRTAVHLLLELMAQNENDEKPTGRQITLQPELLIRESSERVPAA, encoded by the coding sequence GTGGCTACTCGTCGCGCTTCCATCTCTGACCTCGCCAAGCAGCTCAACCTGTCGGTTTCCACCATCTCGCGGGTGCTAAACAACCACCCCGCCATCAGCGACGCTACCAAAAAGCGGGTGTGGGAACTGGCCAAGCAGCTCAACTACCAGCCCAACCACCTGGCCGCGGCTTTGCGCAAGGGCCGCAGCAATACCCTAGGTGTGGTGGTGCCGCACATCGATGGGCACTTCTTCGCCCTGGTGCTTAAGGGCATCGAAACCATTGCCAACCTGGCCGGCTTCAACGTGATGATCTGCCAGTCGAACGAAAACGAGGCCCACGAAAAAAAGAACCTTGCCACGCTGCTCAACGCGCAGGTAGATGGTATTCTGGTATCGGTGTCGCTGACCACGCGCGACTTCAGCCACTTCGACGAGGTGCGCCGGCGCAATATTCCGCTGGTGTTTTTCGACCGCGTGGTGGAAACGCCCGAGGCCAGCGCCGTGGTGCTCGACGATTACCAGGGCGCCTACCAGGCCGTATCGCACCTGATTGAGCAGGGCTGCACGCACATTGCGCACCTGGGCGGCCCGCAGCACGTGAACATTTGCCAGAACCGCTACCGCGGCTACCAGGCAGCCCTGCAGGCCCACGGCATTGCCTACAACGAGGCGCTGGTGCACTTCTCGAACCTCTCGATGCAGGACGGCCACGACGGCATGGAGCAGCTGCTGCAACAGGCGCCGCAGCTCGATGCCGTGTTTGCGGCCAATGATTTGTCGTTGGTGGGGGCCATGCAGGTGCTAAAGCAGCACGGCCTGCGCGTGCCCAACAACGTGGCGCTGGCGGGCTTCAGCAACGAGCTGTTTTCGTCGCTTACCGAGCCGCAGCTCACGTCGGTCGATCAGCGCTGCGAGGAAATGGGCCGCACGGCGGTGCACCTGCTGCTGGAGCTGATGGCCCAAAACGAAAACGATGAGAAGCCGACGGGCCGGCAGATTACGCTGCAGCCCGAGCTTCTCATCCGCGAGTCGTCGGAGCGGGTGCCGGCGGCCTAG
- a CDS encoding zinc-binding metallopeptidase family protein produces the protein MKLFKCTHCGQVVYFENDKCEQCHNPLGFVLEQQQVVALYPQPHQQFKQCGQPEGTNYKYCANHAHDVCNWLLPAASPDALCKACSLNQTIPKLDEPEHLERWRTLERAKHRLVYSLLQLQLPVVSKTDNADTGLAFDFLSDAQKPKGEKVMTGHDNGLITINIAEADDVEREMARRNMDEVYRTVLGHFRHEVGHYYFDRLIDNTPNLEPFRKLFGDERADYGASLKTHYDQGPPANWQQEFISAYATTHPWEDWAETWAHYLHIIDTLQTASAFGLRVRPQVAEADDNLTAEITHDPYTEASFDRIMEQWLPLTLALNSLNRSMGLPDSYPFVIPPKVVEKLTFIHGVCRSAAGKAR, from the coding sequence ATGAAGCTTTTCAAATGCACGCACTGCGGGCAAGTGGTATACTTCGAGAACGATAAGTGCGAGCAGTGCCACAACCCGCTGGGTTTTGTGCTGGAGCAGCAGCAAGTAGTGGCCCTGTATCCGCAACCCCACCAGCAATTTAAGCAGTGCGGCCAGCCCGAGGGCACCAATTATAAGTACTGCGCCAACCACGCCCACGACGTATGCAACTGGTTGTTGCCGGCCGCAAGCCCCGATGCGCTGTGCAAAGCCTGCTCGCTCAACCAAACCATACCCAAGCTCGACGAGCCCGAGCACCTGGAGCGTTGGCGCACCCTCGAACGGGCTAAGCACCGCCTGGTTTACAGCTTGTTGCAGTTGCAACTGCCGGTGGTCAGCAAAACCGACAACGCCGATACCGGACTGGCGTTCGATTTTCTCTCGGACGCGCAAAAGCCCAAAGGCGAAAAGGTAATGACCGGGCACGACAACGGCCTGATTACCATTAACATTGCCGAGGCCGACGACGTGGAGCGCGAAATGGCCCGCCGCAACATGGACGAGGTGTACCGCACCGTGCTGGGCCACTTTCGGCACGAGGTGGGCCATTATTACTTCGACCGCCTCATCGACAACACGCCCAACCTGGAGCCCTTCCGGAAGCTGTTCGGCGACGAGCGCGCCGATTACGGCGCCAGCCTGAAAACACACTACGACCAGGGCCCGCCCGCCAACTGGCAGCAGGAGTTCATCAGCGCGTACGCCACCACGCACCCCTGGGAAGACTGGGCCGAAACCTGGGCCCATTACCTGCACATCATCGACACGCTGCAAACCGCCTCGGCCTTTGGCCTACGGGTGCGGCCGCAGGTAGCCGAAGCCGACGATAACCTTACCGCCGAAATCACCCACGACCCCTACACCGAGGCTAGCTTCGACCGAATTATGGAGCAATGGCTACCGCTTACGCTGGCCCTCAACAGCCTCAACCGCAGCATGGGCCTGCCCGATTCGTACCCCTTTGTGATTCCGCCGAAGGTGGTTGAAAAGCTGACTTTTATTCACGGAGTTTGCCGCTCGGCCGCAGGCAAAGCGCGCTAA
- a CDS encoding LamG-like jellyroll fold domain-containing protein, with the protein MPTPLRITFIGLLSTILSFSSFAQQGGQFLGFTSSKSSKVSVPLLVPNGALSLEAWVYYTGASFATGKGHHTIMEFGDDTPWFGVNALGQLELFNVAAGGAVPLRTWTHVAYTWDGANGALFVNGTQVATSTKAPWTLPTANNLGIGYNTDDMGWEGFIDEVMVWKDDRSEEILLDMQSGVAVPPADLLAYFKFENVTGQTVANQVPGGPAGTLGSTNAVEANDPVPTTSVVTSTRRNAATWAQLQGAYPNPVAAEGAVLPFVLTRSAHVRLAVLDMAGREVAVLLDAPRPAGNYALRFSPAGLAAGMYVCQLSLDGQRLTQPLLVQ; encoded by the coding sequence ATGCCAACACCTCTGCGCATTACCTTCATAGGCTTGCTAAGTACAATTCTGTCCTTCAGCAGCTTCGCCCAGCAAGGCGGCCAGTTTCTGGGTTTCACCAGCAGCAAGTCGTCGAAAGTATCGGTGCCGTTGCTGGTGCCCAACGGCGCCCTTAGCCTCGAGGCGTGGGTGTACTACACCGGCGCGAGTTTCGCCACGGGCAAAGGCCACCACACCATTATGGAGTTCGGCGACGACACGCCCTGGTTTGGCGTGAACGCGCTGGGCCAGCTGGAGCTGTTCAACGTGGCCGCCGGGGGCGCGGTGCCCCTGCGCACCTGGACGCACGTGGCCTACACCTGGGACGGCGCCAACGGCGCCCTGTTCGTAAACGGCACCCAGGTAGCCACCTCCACCAAAGCCCCCTGGACGTTGCCCACCGCCAACAACCTGGGCATCGGCTACAACACCGACGACATGGGTTGGGAAGGGTTTATCGACGAGGTGATGGTGTGGAAGGACGACCGCAGCGAAGAAATCCTGCTCGATATGCAAAGCGGCGTGGCCGTGCCCCCGGCCGATTTGCTGGCCTATTTTAAGTTTGAAAACGTGACGGGCCAAACCGTGGCCAACCAAGTGCCGGGCGGCCCGGCCGGCACCCTAGGTTCGACCAACGCCGTGGAGGCCAACGACCCCGTGCCGACCACCTCGGTGGTAACCAGCACGCGCCGCAACGCCGCCACCTGGGCGCAGCTGCAAGGCGCTTACCCCAACCCCGTGGCCGCCGAGGGCGCCGTGCTGCCGTTTGTGCTTACCCGCAGTGCCCACGTGCGGCTGGCCGTGCTCGATATGGCCGGCCGCGAGGTAGCCGTACTGCTCGATGCCCCCCGCCCCGCCGGCAACTACGCGCTGCGCTTTAGCCCCGCGGGCCTGGCTGCAGGCATGTACGTGTGCCAGCTTAGCCTCGATGGGCAGCGCCTGACCCAGCCATTGCTGGTGCAGTAG
- a CDS encoding DUF4269 domain-containing protein: MNWHDLRYLATGNPRQQQAHAVVRQLGLWQLLAAYGPVMAGTVPLGLDTPASDLDIICEVPQPGQPQFVALLQQTYAHHHHYRLKHKLVRGVPSVVCGFWYGGFAVEVFGQGLPVRQQHAYRHLVIEHAVLQAGGPAWHAAVHHLKQQGLKTEPAFAHLLQLPGDPYEALLTLEGMPTAQLAAYLASLHLGQ, translated from the coding sequence ATGAACTGGCACGACCTGCGCTACCTCGCCACCGGCAACCCGCGCCAGCAGCAAGCCCACGCGGTGGTGCGGCAACTGGGCTTGTGGCAGTTGCTGGCGGCCTACGGGCCCGTGATGGCCGGCACCGTGCCGCTGGGCCTCGACACACCCGCCAGCGACCTGGATATTATTTGCGAAGTACCCCAACCCGGGCAGCCGCAGTTCGTGGCCTTGCTTCAGCAAACCTATGCCCACCACCACCACTACCGCCTGAAGCACAAGCTGGTGCGCGGGGTGCCTTCGGTGGTTTGCGGGTTTTGGTACGGTGGGTTTGCCGTTGAGGTGTTTGGCCAGGGGCTGCCCGTGCGGCAGCAGCACGCCTACCGTCACCTGGTGATAGAGCATGCGGTGCTGCAGGCCGGCGGCCCGGCCTGGCACGCAGCCGTGCACCACCTGAAGCAGCAGGGCCTGAAAACCGAACCGGCCTTTGCCCACCTGCTGCAGCTGCCCGGCGACCCATACGAGGCCCTGCTGACGCTGGAAGGCATGCCCACCGCCCAGCTGGCGGCTTATCTGGCTTCGCTGCACCTAGGGCAATAG